A single region of the Methylocystis echinoides genome encodes:
- a CDS encoding helix-turn-helix domain-containing protein has protein sequence MYGNPQKRAKSDVQEMRRDGGRYLRELRERAGLSQRELAGRVGTEYYTFVSQLENGRGRIPPDRLTIWASALDVEPKTFVKSLMRYYDPVTFEILFADE, from the coding sequence ATGTATGGCAACCCGCAGAAACGTGCGAAATCCGACGTTCAGGAAATGCGGCGCGACGGCGGTCGCTATCTGCGCGAATTACGCGAGCGCGCAGGACTGTCGCAGCGCGAACTCGCCGGTCGGGTCGGCACGGAATATTACACTTTCGTCTCGCAGCTCGAGAACGGGCGCGGCCGCATTCCGCCGGACAGGCTGACGATCTGGGCGTCGGCGCTCGACGTGGAGCCGAAGACCTTCGTCAAGTCGCTGATGCGCTACTACGATCCGGTGACATTCGAAATCCTTTTCGCCGACGAATAG
- a CDS encoding beta strand repeat-containing protein: MASPLPTVQQAIDGLYIVLYGRTADSLGYTAWGSYLGLTQTQLSAQQATAAQYQSLANAFITGEATYYNATYPSTMTDTQFVNALYMNLGGGLGDAAGTLYWTSLLGAGQSRASLVGQFTQAFQSIDLSSQAGSGLSAEDYAAAVLRQKTFNNKVIVSQYYAQLSATNPFLVANTTSDPAFQAVQNIIKGVDSTTASVAAAQAIINEAVAAGSVNPILNAPTAPAKTFELTTGVDTGASFIGGAGYDTFDGTKGALGAQTLTALDSLDGGAGTDTLNATKADAGAFIVPANVTVRNIELVNLSSGDTLSVDAATWTGLTTLTATSTGGATITVPSATNVTETDSNLAGGAIIIDGAKNVTVSASKVTAGSVAIGGVTPVTGLVNVTTGLINGSNAGGITVVGGTSATVTQNVAANATATTGAVDITNKGALTSVTSTVTKGTGATVTYNTVTVNGSASSTADDTITSLSVTGASTVTTANTNKLASLSLGATSGNITIDNGDTGATTAAKTLALTVDGVTGGTLDDDDIIQTLNITATGTASTVANVTDTALTSITLAGDKKLTLTSIAGATILETIDASAATGGMTISSALLTTTAFTGGAGVDTITLGATTKAIATGGGDDVVTLSAGTTALGTGGTIDAGAGTGDMLSFADADDATTASGGATFATKISNFEIVNLAGAAGAGVTVNVANLDDISKVNVAVDLGQTLAVSNIASGGTVTYNAAQTAASTITVANAATSTADVFNIGVSSAAARNVNGLTISNVETINFLTDDTATTTTGIEHTAALTAAAAKTLTVTGDAGLTLTFTGTALTTFDASGVTDGDVTWTAGALAGAATIKGGATNDANVVVLSAALGNITYTGGSGTDTITMNNATNHDATTNSFTLGNGANTLTATNNDGANTVIGGTGVDTISLGNGANNVTTDSGNDVITVGTGANTIDAGAGNDTITIGASAGTNTVNVGTGTDAIVFTGVQTAAGYYTSLTGMGAGDTLDFSATANDGGGLSAGVLGAGIVLGGASSFANYLNAAAAGDGSTDSAFSWFQYSGNTYLVLDNSAAATFQDGADQVVELVGLVSLATSTQDGSYVVTLV; the protein is encoded by the coding sequence ATGGCCTCGCCTCTCCCGACTGTGCAGCAAGCGATCGACGGGTTGTATATCGTTCTCTATGGCCGCACCGCCGATTCGCTCGGTTACACCGCCTGGGGCAGTTATCTGGGCCTGACCCAGACGCAGCTCTCCGCGCAGCAGGCGACCGCCGCGCAATATCAGAGCCTCGCCAACGCCTTCATCACGGGCGAGGCGACCTATTACAACGCCACCTATCCATCGACGATGACGGACACGCAGTTCGTCAATGCGCTCTACATGAATCTCGGCGGCGGTCTCGGCGACGCGGCCGGCACGCTCTACTGGACGAGCCTGCTCGGCGCCGGCCAGAGCCGCGCGTCGCTGGTGGGCCAGTTCACCCAGGCCTTCCAGTCGATCGATTTGTCCTCGCAGGCCGGCTCCGGCCTCTCGGCTGAAGATTACGCGGCGGCGGTGCTGCGTCAGAAGACGTTCAACAACAAGGTCATTGTTTCGCAATATTACGCGCAATTGTCGGCGACCAATCCCTTCCTGGTCGCGAACACGACCTCCGACCCGGCCTTCCAGGCGGTGCAGAACATCATCAAGGGCGTCGACTCGACGACGGCCTCGGTTGCGGCGGCGCAGGCGATCATCAATGAGGCGGTCGCGGCCGGCTCGGTCAATCCGATCCTCAATGCGCCCACCGCGCCCGCCAAGACCTTCGAACTCACGACCGGCGTCGACACCGGCGCGTCCTTCATCGGCGGCGCGGGATATGACACCTTCGACGGCACCAAGGGCGCGCTCGGCGCGCAGACGCTGACAGCCCTCGATTCGCTTGATGGCGGCGCCGGGACGGATACGCTGAACGCGACGAAGGCCGACGCTGGCGCGTTCATCGTCCCCGCCAATGTGACCGTCAGGAACATCGAACTCGTCAATCTCTCTTCCGGCGACACGCTCAGTGTCGACGCGGCCACCTGGACCGGCTTGACGACATTGACGGCCACGAGCACCGGCGGTGCCACGATCACCGTGCCGAGCGCCACCAATGTCACCGAAACGGACTCCAATCTGGCAGGCGGCGCCATCATCATCGACGGCGCCAAGAATGTCACCGTTTCGGCGTCCAAGGTGACGGCCGGCAGCGTCGCCATCGGCGGAGTCACGCCAGTGACCGGCTTGGTCAATGTGACGACGGGATTGATCAACGGCTCGAACGCCGGCGGAATCACTGTCGTTGGCGGAACCAGCGCGACCGTGACTCAGAACGTGGCCGCAAATGCGACGGCCACGACCGGCGCGGTCGACATCACCAACAAGGGCGCCCTGACGAGCGTGACGTCCACCGTCACCAAGGGCACGGGGGCGACCGTCACCTACAACACCGTCACCGTGAACGGCTCCGCCAGCTCCACCGCCGACGACACGATCACCTCCCTCAGCGTGACGGGCGCGAGCACCGTCACCACCGCGAACACCAACAAGCTCGCGAGTCTGAGCCTGGGCGCCACCTCCGGCAACATCACCATCGACAATGGCGACACGGGCGCGACCACCGCGGCCAAGACCCTGGCGCTCACCGTGGATGGCGTCACCGGCGGCACGCTGGATGATGACGACATCATCCAGACCCTGAACATCACGGCGACGGGAACCGCCTCGACAGTGGCGAACGTCACGGACACCGCCCTGACCAGCATCACCCTCGCGGGCGACAAGAAGCTGACCCTGACCTCCATTGCCGGCGCAACCATTCTGGAAACGATCGACGCGTCGGCGGCGACCGGCGGCATGACCATCAGCTCCGCGCTGCTCACGACCACCGCCTTTACCGGCGGCGCGGGCGTGGACACCATCACGCTTGGCGCGACCACCAAGGCGATCGCCACCGGCGGCGGCGATGACGTTGTCACTCTGTCGGCCGGCACGACGGCGCTTGGCACGGGCGGGACCATCGACGCGGGCGCCGGCACGGGCGACATGCTGTCCTTCGCCGATGCCGACGACGCGACCACCGCATCGGGCGGCGCGACCTTCGCGACGAAGATTTCGAACTTCGAAATCGTGAATCTGGCGGGCGCCGCCGGCGCCGGCGTGACGGTCAATGTCGCGAACCTGGATGACATCAGCAAGGTGAACGTCGCTGTCGATCTGGGTCAGACCCTGGCGGTGAGCAATATCGCCTCCGGCGGCACGGTGACCTATAACGCCGCCCAGACCGCGGCGTCGACCATCACGGTGGCGAACGCCGCCACGAGCACGGCCGACGTTTTCAACATTGGCGTCTCGTCGGCGGCGGCGCGCAACGTCAACGGGCTGACGATCAGCAATGTTGAAACGATCAACTTCCTGACGGACGACACCGCGACGACCACGACCGGCATCGAGCATACCGCTGCCCTGACGGCCGCCGCCGCCAAGACGCTGACGGTTACCGGCGACGCGGGTCTGACGCTGACCTTCACGGGCACGGCGCTGACGACCTTCGACGCCTCCGGCGTGACCGATGGCGACGTCACCTGGACGGCCGGCGCGCTTGCCGGAGCCGCGACGATCAAGGGCGGCGCGACCAACGACGCCAACGTCGTCGTGCTCTCCGCCGCGCTGGGCAACATCACCTATACGGGTGGTTCGGGCACCGACACCATCACGATGAACAACGCCACCAACCACGATGCGACGACCAACAGCTTCACGCTGGGCAATGGCGCGAATACGCTGACCGCGACCAACAATGACGGCGCCAACACCGTCATCGGCGGCACGGGCGTCGACACCATCTCGCTGGGCAATGGCGCCAACAACGTCACGACCGACAGCGGCAATGACGTGATCACCGTCGGCACCGGCGCCAACACCATTGACGCCGGCGCGGGCAACGACACGATCACGATCGGCGCTTCTGCCGGCACCAACACGGTCAATGTGGGCACGGGCACGGACGCCATCGTGTTCACCGGCGTGCAGACCGCCGCGGGCTATTACACCTCGCTGACCGGGATGGGCGCGGGCGACACGCTCGACTTCAGCGCGACGGCGAATGACGGCGGCGGTCTGTCTGCTGGCGTGCTGGGCGCGGGGATCGTCCTCGGCGGGGCTTCCAGCTTCGCCAACTACCTGAATGCGGCCGCCGCCGGTGACGGGTCGACGGACTCCGCCTTCAGCTGGTTCCAGTATAGCGGCAACACCTATCTGGTTCTGGACAACAGCGCCGCCGCCACTTTCCAGGACGGCGCTGACCAGGTTGTCGAACTGGTGGGCCTCGTGAGCCTCGCGACCTCGACTCAGGACGGCTCCTACGTCGTCACCCTGGTCTGA
- a CDS encoding DUF4214 domain-containing protein: MAAPLPTVQQAIDGLYIVLYGRTADSLGYTAWSSYLGLTQTQIAAQQATAAQYQSLANAFIAGESSYYNATYPSTMTNTQFVNALYTNLGGALGDAAGTLYWTSLLNAGQSRSSVVAQFTQAFQSIDLSSQAGSGLSAEDYAAAVLRQKTFNNKVIVSQYYAQLSATNPFMVANTTTDPAFQAVQKILLGVDATTASVAAAQAVIDAAVAAGSVNPILNAPTAPGQALALTVNTDTIVGGDGNDTITAGVATNGAGNPASTLTIGDSIDGGAGVDTLKVFADTGVAANSQLPSLTTIKNVEKIDLLNATGAFTTDGVVIDASKFEGATEIWQNNFAADIKNLAATTTAGYKDMTTGAINANIAPADAAASVTIALDKVHEGSTFNVAASMTGILNSVKLSGVVTDADNNGTTNTNLNVTVGKDVETLSVNSSVGTTLTVIDGAGTKKVTTVDASASTGAITYDAANTVATIKTGTGNDTVGVTTATSKTVGSVVNASVTTGDGKDTVNVNVTGDGNTAVSTGKGDDTVNINGRGTSVLNVDLGDGADSFNAGAGIAINATDVIDAGTGVDTLALKLVGAANVGAFKNFDVYDVKGMNANLDLDILNSANTVTEIVGSGALAGGVTLQNVGAGVNFRATGNMGAAPVLTLTQKTAGALTVTLDADQVAPDAAGDDVAQMAVAATNAKTISAVFDTAYLNVAGSQTGETAATDNVSTIALAEAAATSLSVVSGGANAKNVLLVDDTNDTLTSVTITGAQALNLTVTPGATSKIATIDASAQTGGLTASLAALKDGGLIKLGSGTDVITATAASNATAPESIQGFAKTAAIAVSTTPSAAKDAAIAAADKLAIAGADVANASTSTAAATLDKGVLTFTGAGPATLDAALLIADDFAETAGETVAFQYLSDTYVFSQGATHAVGATTVDNTDVLVKLVGVTGVTNLVETGTDQFFVV; this comes from the coding sequence ATGGCCGCGCCTCTCCCGACCGTGCAGCAAGCAATCGACGGTCTGTATATCGTTCTCTATGGCCGCACCGCCGATTCGCTCGGCTACACCGCCTGGAGCAGCTATCTGGGTCTGACCCAGACGCAGATCGCCGCGCAGCAGGCGACCGCCGCGCAATATCAGAGCCTCGCCAACGCCTTCATCGCCGGCGAGTCGAGCTATTATAACGCCACTTATCCCTCGACGATGACGAATACGCAGTTCGTCAATGCGCTCTACACCAATCTCGGCGGCGCGCTCGGCGACGCGGCCGGCACGCTCTATTGGACGAGCCTGCTCAACGCCGGCCAGAGCCGCTCGTCGGTCGTGGCGCAGTTCACCCAGGCCTTCCAGTCGATCGATTTGTCCTCGCAGGCGGGTTCGGGCCTCTCGGCCGAGGATTACGCGGCCGCGGTGCTGCGTCAGAAGACGTTCAACAACAAGGTCATTGTTTCGCAATATTACGCGCAGCTCTCGGCGACCAATCCGTTCATGGTCGCGAACACGACCACTGACCCGGCCTTCCAGGCGGTGCAGAAGATTCTCCTCGGCGTCGACGCCACGACGGCGTCGGTTGCGGCGGCGCAGGCGGTGATCGACGCGGCGGTTGCGGCGGGTTCGGTCAATCCGATCCTCAACGCGCCGACCGCGCCCGGCCAGGCCCTCGCGCTCACGGTCAACACCGACACCATCGTCGGCGGTGACGGCAATGACACGATCACGGCGGGCGTCGCCACCAATGGCGCCGGCAATCCGGCTTCGACGCTCACCATTGGCGACAGCATTGATGGCGGCGCGGGCGTCGACACGCTGAAGGTGTTCGCTGACACTGGCGTCGCCGCGAATAGCCAACTGCCGTCCCTGACGACGATCAAGAATGTCGAAAAGATCGACCTGCTCAACGCCACTGGTGCGTTCACGACCGACGGCGTCGTGATCGACGCGTCGAAATTTGAGGGCGCGACCGAGATCTGGCAGAACAACTTCGCCGCCGATATCAAGAATCTGGCCGCCACCACGACGGCCGGCTATAAGGATATGACGACCGGCGCCATTAACGCGAATATCGCACCGGCCGACGCGGCGGCGAGCGTCACGATCGCGCTCGACAAGGTACATGAAGGTTCGACCTTCAATGTGGCCGCGTCCATGACGGGCATCCTCAACAGCGTCAAGCTGTCGGGTGTGGTGACGGACGCGGACAATAACGGGACGACCAACACCAATCTGAACGTGACGGTTGGCAAGGATGTGGAGACGCTCTCCGTCAACTCGTCGGTCGGCACGACGCTGACGGTCATTGACGGCGCGGGCACGAAGAAGGTGACCACGGTCGACGCCAGCGCCAGCACGGGCGCCATCACCTATGACGCCGCAAACACCGTGGCCACCATCAAGACCGGCACGGGTAACGACACGGTCGGCGTCACCACCGCGACCTCGAAGACGGTCGGCTCCGTGGTCAACGCCTCGGTGACCACCGGCGACGGCAAGGATACGGTCAACGTCAATGTGACCGGCGACGGCAACACCGCCGTCAGCACCGGCAAGGGCGACGACACCGTGAACATCAACGGTCGTGGCACGAGCGTGCTGAACGTCGATCTCGGCGACGGCGCCGACAGCTTCAACGCTGGCGCGGGTATCGCCATCAACGCCACCGACGTGATCGACGCCGGGACCGGCGTGGATACGCTGGCCCTGAAACTGGTCGGCGCGGCAAACGTTGGCGCCTTCAAGAACTTCGACGTCTATGACGTGAAGGGCATGAACGCCAATCTCGATCTCGACATTCTGAACAGCGCCAACACCGTCACCGAGATCGTCGGCAGCGGCGCGCTCGCCGGTGGCGTCACCCTGCAGAATGTCGGCGCGGGCGTGAACTTCCGGGCGACCGGCAACATGGGCGCCGCGCCCGTGCTGACCCTGACCCAGAAGACCGCTGGCGCGCTGACCGTCACGCTGGACGCCGATCAGGTTGCGCCTGACGCCGCCGGCGACGACGTCGCGCAGATGGCCGTCGCCGCCACCAACGCGAAAACCATCTCGGCGGTCTTCGACACGGCCTATCTGAACGTGGCCGGTTCGCAGACGGGTGAAACCGCCGCGACGGACAACGTCTCGACCATCGCGCTCGCCGAGGCGGCTGCGACGAGCCTGTCGGTTGTGTCCGGCGGCGCCAATGCGAAGAACGTCCTGTTGGTCGACGACACGAACGACACGTTGACCAGCGTGACGATCACCGGCGCGCAGGCGTTGAACCTGACCGTCACGCCCGGCGCGACGTCGAAGATCGCGACGATCGACGCTTCGGCTCAGACGGGCGGCCTGACGGCCTCGCTGGCGGCGCTGAAGGATGGCGGTCTCATCAAGCTGGGTTCCGGCACGGATGTTATCACGGCGACCGCCGCCTCCAATGCGACGGCTCCGGAAAGCATCCAGGGCTTCGCCAAGACGGCGGCCATTGCGGTGAGCACCACGCCTTCCGCGGCGAAGGACGCGGCGATTGCCGCGGCCGACAAGCTCGCCATCGCCGGCGCCGACGTCGCCAATGCGAGCACCAGCACTGCGGCGGCGACGCTGGACAAGGGCGTGCTCACCTTCACGGGCGCCGGCCCGGCGACGCTGGACGCCGCGCTCCTCATCGCCGACGACTTCGCCGAGACGGCCGGCGAGACGGTTGCGTTCCAATATCTGAGCGACACCTATGTGTTCTCGCAGGGCGCCACCCATGCGGTTGGCGCGACGACGGTCGACAATACGGACGTCCTCGTGAAGCTCGTGGGCGTGACCGGCGTGACGAACCTCGTCGAGACCGGCACGGATCAGTTCTTCGTGGTCTGA
- a CDS encoding DUF2269 family protein → MVDVNLLKWIHIISSTVLFGTGLGTAFHGLASNLRGDLRAIVVGNRNVVLADWLFTTPAVIVQPVTGVALALEEGWPLTSNWILASVALYIFVGACWLPVVWLQIRMARIAEACLETGAPLPPEYKRYFRWWFALGWPAFLAMLVIFWLMVAKPQF, encoded by the coding sequence ATGGTCGACGTCAACCTGCTGAAATGGATTCACATCATCAGCTCGACGGTGCTGTTCGGGACCGGACTCGGCACCGCCTTTCACGGGCTGGCGAGCAATCTGCGCGGCGACCTTCGGGCGATTGTCGTCGGCAACAGGAATGTCGTTCTGGCGGACTGGCTGTTCACCACGCCGGCGGTGATCGTCCAGCCCGTCACCGGCGTCGCGCTGGCGCTCGAAGAAGGCTGGCCGCTCACCAGCAACTGGATACTCGCCTCGGTTGCACTCTACATTTTCGTCGGCGCCTGCTGGCTGCCGGTCGTCTGGCTGCAAATCCGCATGGCGCGCATTGCGGAAGCCTGTCTCGAAACCGGCGCGCCGCTGCCGCCGGAATACAAACGCTACTTCCGGTGGTGGTTCGCGCTCGGCTGGCCGGCGTTCCTCGCCATGCTCGTCATCTTCTGGCTTATGGTTGCAAAGCCACAGTTCTGA
- a CDS encoding SDR family oxidoreductase — translation MARILIVGGTGFIGRHIAGRLMAAGHSVQAAGRHDVDIARDEPVRLRAKVAGFDVVVNCAGLVRDEGANTMDAVHAEGAMRLFSACIAASVGRFIHISALGAAAQGETDYQRSKGTAEAFFIDADPHGARLDWRVLRPSVVVGRGGASTRWLLAAAAFPVLPRIGRDDWLFQPVHVDDLAELVVRLAEGAASPRMIDVVGPEPMTAYELTRILRNWLRLRPTGALRIPDRLFRIAVEIGGRFTSGPLNPDVMKMLAGGNVSDPTALAAALGRPPRSIRAALAEEPASDADRLAARLFFLKPVLRWSLALLWIVTGLLSFGLYPVAKSYELLAAIGLTGPVAALALYGGAALDLALGLLLLRGFRPVLIGWLQLASMAAFTLLAIGLPAEYWLHPFAPILKNLPIAAAILVMMALEAD, via the coding sequence TTGGCCCGGATTCTCATCGTCGGCGGAACCGGCTTCATTGGCCGCCATATCGCGGGCAGGCTGATGGCGGCGGGGCATTCGGTCCAGGCGGCCGGACGCCATGACGTCGACATCGCCCGCGACGAGCCGGTCCGCCTGCGCGCCAAGGTCGCGGGCTTCGATGTCGTCGTCAACTGCGCGGGGCTGGTGCGCGACGAGGGCGCCAACACCATGGACGCGGTCCATGCGGAGGGCGCGATGCGGCTGTTCAGCGCCTGCATCGCGGCCAGCGTCGGGCGGTTCATCCACATTTCCGCGCTGGGCGCGGCCGCGCAGGGGGAGACGGATTACCAGCGCAGCAAGGGCACGGCCGAAGCCTTTTTCATCGACGCCGACCCGCATGGCGCGCGCCTCGACTGGCGCGTGCTGCGCCCGTCCGTGGTTGTCGGCCGGGGCGGGGCGAGCACCCGCTGGCTGCTAGCGGCGGCCGCCTTTCCGGTGCTGCCGCGCATCGGGCGCGACGACTGGCTGTTTCAGCCGGTCCATGTCGACGATCTCGCCGAACTCGTGGTCCGGCTGGCCGAGGGCGCCGCGTCGCCGCGCATGATCGACGTCGTCGGGCCGGAGCCAATGACCGCCTATGAGCTGACCCGCATCCTGCGCAACTGGCTGCGGCTGCGCCCGACCGGCGCCTTGCGGATTCCCGACCGGCTGTTCAGGATCGCCGTCGAGATCGGCGGCCGCTTCACCAGCGGGCCGCTGAACCCGGATGTGATGAAGATGCTCGCGGGCGGCAATGTCTCCGATCCCACGGCGCTCGCGGCGGCGCTGGGGCGTCCGCCGCGCAGCATCCGCGCCGCGCTGGCGGAGGAGCCGGCCTCCGACGCCGACCGCCTGGCGGCGCGGCTGTTCTTCCTCAAACCCGTGCTGCGCTGGAGTCTGGCGCTGTTGTGGATCGTGACGGGCCTGCTGTCCTTCGGCCTCTATCCGGTCGCGAAAAGCTATGAGCTGCTCGCCGCCATCGGCCTGACCGGCCCGGTCGCGGCGCTGGCGCTCTATGGCGGCGCGGCGCTCGATCTCGCGCTCGGCCTGCTGCTGCTGCGCGGCTTCCGGCCGGTTCTCATCGGCTGGCTGCAACTTGCGAGCATGGCCGCCTTCACGCTGCTCGCGATCGGCCTTCCCGCCGAATACTGGCTGCATCCCTTTGCGCCGATTCTGAAAAACCTGCCCATCGCCGCCGCGATACTGGTGATGATGGCGCTCGAGGCCGACTGA
- the hemW gene encoding radical SAM family heme chaperone HemW has protein sequence MATIRNAFDPGFGVYVHWPFCLSKCPYCDFNSHVRRGDVDEDRFVEAFAVELAHRAALAPGREVQSVFFGGGTPSLMSPSTVESILSRIAGHWTMAKDVEITLEANPTSVEASRFRGFKAAGINRVSLGVQALNDIDLKGLGRQHSVAEALMAVDIANQVFDRTSFDLIYGRTGQTPAAWRKELDLALARAPEHVSLYQLTIEPDTMFERMVNTGKMTIPDADTQRALWDVTQEVTARHGLPAYEVSNHARPGAECRHNLVYWRYGEYAGVGPGAHGRLVTARGRRAQACEKHPEMWLTCVETEGHGIVEDELLNAEQEGDEFLLMGLRLREGIDPQRYFLLTGRKLAPSRISELVGDGLVEVTRENRLRVSSEGFPVLDAVVADLAA, from the coding sequence ATGGCGACGATTCGGAATGCTTTTGACCCGGGCTTCGGCGTTTACGTCCACTGGCCGTTCTGCCTGTCGAAATGCCCCTACTGCGACTTCAACAGCCACGTCCGCCGCGGCGACGTGGACGAGGACCGCTTTGTCGAGGCCTTCGCGGTGGAGCTGGCGCATCGCGCCGCCCTCGCGCCGGGCCGGGAAGTGCAGTCGGTGTTCTTCGGCGGCGGCACGCCCTCGCTGATGTCGCCCTCGACCGTCGAGTCGATCCTGTCGCGCATCGCCGGCCACTGGACGATGGCGAAGGACGTCGAGATCACGCTGGAGGCCAATCCGACCAGCGTCGAGGCCTCGCGCTTCCGGGGTTTCAAGGCGGCGGGGATCAACCGCGTCTCGCTCGGCGTGCAGGCGTTGAACGACATCGACCTGAAGGGTCTGGGCCGCCAGCATTCGGTCGCCGAGGCGCTGATGGCGGTCGACATCGCCAATCAGGTCTTCGACCGCACCTCCTTCGATCTCATCTACGGCCGCACTGGCCAGACGCCGGCCGCCTGGCGCAAGGAGCTCGATCTGGCGCTGGCCCGCGCGCCGGAGCATGTGTCGCTTTATCAGCTCACCATCGAGCCGGACACCATGTTCGAGCGCATGGTCAACACCGGCAAGATGACCATTCCCGACGCCGACACGCAGCGCGCCCTGTGGGATGTGACGCAGGAAGTCACGGCGCGGCACGGCCTGCCGGCCTATGAGGTCTCGAACCACGCCCGCCCCGGCGCCGAATGCCGGCACAATCTGGTTTACTGGCGCTATGGCGAATATGCCGGCGTCGGCCCCGGCGCGCATGGCCGCCTCGTCACCGCGCGCGGCCGCCGCGCGCAGGCCTGCGAGAAGCACCCCGAAATGTGGCTGACCTGCGTGGAGACGGAGGGGCACGGCATCGTCGAGGACGAACTGCTCAACGCCGAGCAGGAAGGCGACGAATTCCTGCTGATGGGGCTGCGCCTGCGCGAGGGCATCGACCCGCAGCGTTACTTCCTGCTCACCGGCCGCAAGCTGGCGCCGTCGCGGATCAGCGAGCTGGTCGGCGACGGGCTCGTGGAAGTGACGCGCGAGAACCGCCTGCGGGTGAGTTCGGAAGGCTTCCCTGTGCTCGACGCGGTGGTGGCGGATCTGGCGGCGTGA